A single genomic interval of Myxocyprinus asiaticus isolate MX2 ecotype Aquarium Trade chromosome 19, UBuf_Myxa_2, whole genome shotgun sequence harbors:
- the LOC127409836 gene encoding F-box only protein 16-like, with protein MPQAPSSKMQTTLSTWTPLNHQLSNVHVFEERRNLIGKWFEKWTDSQRKQVLQDFFSRCSISQLKYLRQTLCNLVPEEALDFTSALPRVISLYIFSFLDPRSLCRCAQVSWHWKNLVELDQLWMPKCLKLGWCITFAPTPFEQGVWKRQYIETVQELHISRPKMPTKEFLIIPEVKVIGSETEGSLPVTGKFSLSNQNGKSKDGNSLVKLAKGLLPWRDSDRHPTDTIRFNYLDNLDPAEQARKAFIKGRSNSNTTRQENSKKEPSHSTYKLRKAKSLMFLSLDLSAAGKQRHNRPQWATQTLEALSANKDSIKRLAQTSQRNAGIRPGPVRPSVPRLSKVGLRASMRSHRSTPTVSLFEGQP; from the exons ATGCCCCAAGCTCCCAGCTCTAAAATGCAGACCACACTAAGTACATGGACACCTCTAAATCATCAGCTCTCCAATGTTCAT gtttttgaagagagaaGAAATCTGATTGGAAAGTGG TTTGAGAAGTGGACAGATAGCCAGCGAAAGCAGGTGCTGCAAGACTTTTTCTCCAGATGTTCGATTAGCCAGCTGAAATATCTCAGACAGACTCTGTGCAACTTGGTTCCAGAAGAAGCTCTAGACTTCACTAGTGCCCTTCCCAGGGTCATATCCCTGTATATATTTTCCTTCCTGGACCCCCGAAGCCTATGTAGGTGTGCACAG GTGAGTTGGCATTGGAAAAACCTTGTGGAGCTTGACCAGCTCTGGATGCCTAAATGTCTGAAACTAGGATGGTGCATAACTTTTGCTCCCACACCATTTGAGCAAGGCGTATGGAAGAGGCAGTATATAGAGACAGTGCAGGAGCTTCATATTAGCAGGCCCAAG ATGCCTACAAAGGAGTTTTTAATTATCCCTGAGGTGAAAGTAATTGGCAGTGAAACGGAGGGGTCACTTCCTGTGACTGGGAAGTTTAGCCTCTCAAATCAGAATGGAAAGAGTAAAGATGGGAATAGCTTGGTGAAATTAGCCAAAGGACTTCTGCCATGGAGAGATTCGGACAGGCATCCCACTGACACAATACGCTTTAACTACTTAGATAACCTCGACCCAGCTGAGCAAGCAAGAAAAGC ATTCATAAAGGGAAGAAGTAATTCCAATACAACAAGACAAGAAAATTCAAAAAAAGAACCATCTCACTCAACATACAAGCTGCGCAAGGCCAAATCTTTG ATGTTTTTGTCCTTGGATCTCAGTGCAGCAGGTAAGCAaagacataacaggccacaatgGGCAACACAGACTTTAGAAGCGCTTTCAGCAAACAAGGACTCCATAAAGAGACTTGCCCAGACCTCCCAAAGGAATGCAGGGATACGTCCGGGTCCAGTAAGGCCTTCAGTGCCCAGATTGAGTAAGGTGGGGCTCCGTGCATCAATGAGATCCCATCGAAGCACACCAA CGGTGTCTCTTTTTGAAGGACAACCATGA